In Thermoanaerobaculales bacterium, one DNA window encodes the following:
- a CDS encoding mannose-1-phosphate guanylyltransferase, which translates to MLHAVIMAGGSGTRFWPVSRRDRPKQFLSLVDGRSLLRITFERIQPLVPPDRIWVVTTGATAELTRRDLAELPADHVLSEPVGRDTAACAGLAAVAVRHHDPDAVCVVLPADHVIRDASRFRRAMAAGSAHVEREGGLLTFGVRPTRPETGFGYLRIGAEHGTAGEWSVHSLAEFVEKPDLDTARRYLAEGGYLWNSGMFVWPAAELLDEIRRQLPRLAEGLERIAGEWATPRAASIIAEVYPTLPRISIDYGVMEGARRRWTIPVAFPWSDVGAWPALGELLDADADGNATRGRVVALDCRDTVIVGDGTLVAASGVRDLVVVATADAVLVVPAAEAQRVKDLVAAIEDRGWDDAL; encoded by the coding sequence ATGCTGCACGCGGTGATCATGGCGGGAGGCTCCGGGACCCGCTTCTGGCCGGTGTCGCGCCGCGACCGGCCGAAGCAGTTCCTGTCCCTGGTCGATGGGCGGTCGCTGCTCCGGATCACCTTCGAGAGGATCCAGCCGCTGGTCCCGCCCGACCGGATCTGGGTGGTGACCACCGGCGCGACCGCCGAGCTCACCCGCCGCGACCTCGCCGAGCTGCCGGCGGACCACGTGCTCAGCGAGCCGGTCGGGCGCGACACCGCGGCCTGCGCCGGCCTGGCCGCGGTGGCGGTCCGCCACCACGATCCCGACGCGGTGTGCGTGGTGCTGCCGGCCGACCACGTCATCCGCGACGCGTCACGGTTCCGAAGGGCGATGGCAGCCGGCAGCGCCCACGTCGAGCGCGAGGGCGGCCTGCTCACCTTCGGGGTCCGGCCGACCCGCCCGGAGACCGGCTTCGGCTACCTGCGGATCGGGGCCGAGCACGGCACCGCCGGCGAGTGGTCGGTGCACAGCCTGGCCGAGTTCGTCGAGAAGCCGGACCTCGACACCGCGCGCCGCTACCTCGCCGAGGGCGGCTACCTCTGGAACTCGGGGATGTTCGTGTGGCCGGCCGCCGAGCTGCTCGACGAGATCCGCCGCCAGCTGCCCCGGCTGGCCGAGGGCCTCGAGCGGATCGCGGGCGAGTGGGCGACCCCCCGCGCGGCCTCGATCATCGCCGAGGTCTATCCGACGCTGCCGAGGATCTCCATCGACTACGGGGTCATGGAAGGCGCCCGCCGGCGCTGGACGATCCCGGTCGCGTTCCCGTGGTCGGATGTCGGCGCCTGGCCGGCCCTCGGCGAGCTGCTCGATGCCGACGCGGACGGCAACGCGACCCGCGGCCGGGTGGTGGCGCTGGACTGCCGGGACACCGTGATTGTCGGCGACGGCACGCTGGTGGCGGCCTCCGGGGTCCGTGACCTGGTGGTGGTGGCGACGGCCGACGCTGTGCTGGTGGTGCCGGCGGCGGAGGCGCAGCGGGTCAAGGACCTGGTGGCGGCGATCGAGGACCGCGGCTGGGACGACGCGCTGTAG
- a CDS encoding sigma-54 dependent transcriptional regulator: MAEQSLVFIVDDDGAIRELLSFLVAQDGHRVECFASGGEVLAAAGPPPTAVLLDLMMPEIDGVEVLKELRRRHPSLPVIILTAVSDIGRAVEVTKLGAYDYLTKPVDRDRLLTTLRRAVTQHGLEREVSRLRGELAERHRLGSIVGSSGAMRRVYDQIEKVLESDITVFISGESGTGKELVAKAIHYGSLRSGGPFVGVNCAAIPEGLQESELFGHEKGAFTGAHAAHPGKFEQAAGGTILLDEVGEMSPSAQARLLRVLQERCLQRVGGTKTISLDVRVISSSNRDLEQLVNDGRFRQDLYYRLVVFPIELPPLRRRREDIPALVEHFLDKYAGDAGRRVLRVEPEALEQLMRHDWPGNVRELENVIHRSLLVASAPVLKRDDLPRDLLAAGPGAATPEGDPAELCSLEELERRAIERAIDRFGGNLSDVARQLGIGRSTLYRKLEQYGLRPTKAGD, from the coding sequence ATGGCCGAGCAATCGCTGGTCTTCATCGTGGACGACGACGGGGCGATCCGGGAGCTGCTGTCCTTCTTGGTGGCGCAGGACGGGCACCGGGTGGAGTGCTTCGCGTCGGGCGGCGAGGTGCTTGCCGCCGCCGGGCCGCCACCGACGGCCGTGCTGCTCGACCTGATGATGCCCGAGATCGACGGCGTCGAGGTCCTCAAGGAGCTGCGGCGCCGACATCCGTCGCTGCCGGTGATCATCCTGACCGCGGTCAGCGACATCGGCCGTGCGGTCGAGGTGACCAAGCTCGGTGCCTACGACTACCTGACCAAGCCGGTCGATCGCGACCGCCTGCTGACCACCCTGCGCCGCGCCGTCACCCAGCACGGCCTCGAGCGGGAGGTCAGCCGCCTCCGCGGAGAGCTCGCGGAGCGCCATCGGCTCGGCAGCATCGTCGGCTCGTCGGGCGCGATGCGCAGGGTCTACGACCAGATCGAGAAGGTGCTCGAGTCCGACATCACGGTCTTCATCTCCGGCGAGAGCGGCACCGGGAAGGAGCTGGTGGCGAAGGCGATCCACTACGGCTCGCTGCGGTCCGGAGGGCCGTTCGTCGGCGTCAACTGCGCCGCCATCCCGGAGGGCCTCCAGGAGAGCGAGCTGTTCGGCCACGAGAAGGGGGCGTTCACCGGCGCCCACGCCGCCCACCCCGGCAAGTTCGAGCAGGCGGCGGGCGGCACCATCCTGCTCGACGAGGTCGGCGAGATGTCGCCCTCGGCCCAGGCGAGGCTGCTGCGCGTCCTCCAGGAGCGCTGCCTGCAGCGGGTGGGAGGGACCAAGACCATCTCGCTCGACGTGCGGGTCATCTCGTCATCCAACCGTGACCTCGAGCAGCTGGTGAACGACGGCCGCTTCCGCCAGGACCTCTACTACCGTCTGGTCGTGTTCCCGATCGAGCTGCCGCCGCTGCGCCGGCGGCGCGAGGACATCCCGGCTCTCGTCGAGCACTTCCTAGACAAGTACGCCGGCGACGCCGGGCGGCGGGTTCTGAGGGTCGAGCCGGAGGCCCTCGAGCAGCTGATGCGCCACGACTGGCCCGGCAACGTGCGAGAGCTCGAGAACGTCATCCACCGCTCGCTGCTGGTCGCCTCGGCGCCGGTGCTCAAGCGCGACGACCTGCCGCGGGACCTGCTGGCGGCCGGCCCCGGCGCGGCGACTCCAGAGGGGGACCCGGCCGAGCTGTGCAGCCTCGAGGAGCTCGAACGGCGGGCGATCGAGCGGGCGATCGACCGCTTCGGCGGCAACCTGTCGGACGTCGCCCGCCAGCTCGGCATCGGCCGCTCGACGCTCTACCGCAAGCTCGAGCAGTACGGCCTGCGGCCCACCAAGGCCGGAGACTGA
- a CDS encoding TraR/DksA C4-type zinc finger protein yields MRRREMERFRKLLQAKRDDVLVRVKTARSTELEANDADAPDLGDRALSNVTLDLSYQLSASERDFVRRIDAALERIATGHYGECVHCGKKVQMARLEAVPWARHCVACQELQDRGEI; encoded by the coding sequence ATGAGACGTAGAGAGATGGAGCGATTCCGCAAGCTGCTGCAGGCGAAGCGGGATGACGTGCTCGTCCGGGTGAAGACCGCTCGCAGCACCGAGCTCGAGGCGAACGATGCCGACGCCCCCGACCTCGGCGACCGCGCGCTGAGCAACGTGACTCTCGATCTCTCGTACCAGCTGTCTGCGAGCGAGCGCGATTTCGTGCGCCGGATCGACGCCGCCCTCGAGCGCATCGCCACCGGTCACTACGGCGAGTGCGTGCACTGCGGCAAGAAGGTCCAGATGGCGCGGCTCGAGGCGGTACCGTGGGCACGGCACTGCGTCGCCTGCCAGGAGCTCCAGGATCGGGGCGAGATCTAG
- a CDS encoding 23S rRNA (pseudouridine(1915)-N(3))-methyltransferase RlmH gives MRVRVLWFGRPAASPYEAQVDGYRTRVGRRWPAEDCPLRPAAGGREADPRRALAREAEGLRQHLAPEWTLAILDESGARLSSVAFADRLARLEAGGAAGAAFVVGSDLGVDGSLKREADLVISLSDLTLPHLIARLVLWEQLYRATAILGGGGYHRAVVQ, from the coding sequence GTGAGGGTCCGGGTCCTCTGGTTCGGCCGGCCGGCGGCCAGCCCCTACGAAGCCCAGGTGGACGGCTACCGGACGCGGGTCGGCAGGCGGTGGCCGGCCGAGGACTGCCCGCTGCGGCCGGCCGCCGGCGGCCGTGAGGCCGATCCCCGCCGCGCCCTCGCCCGCGAGGCGGAGGGGCTTCGCCAGCACCTGGCCCCCGAGTGGACCCTGGCGATCCTCGACGAGAGCGGCGCCCGGCTGTCGAGCGTCGCCTTTGCCGACCGGCTCGCCCGCCTGGAGGCGGGCGGCGCAGCCGGGGCCGCCTTCGTCGTCGGCAGCGATCTCGGCGTCGATGGCTCCCTCAAGCGCGAAGCCGACCTGGTGATCTCGCTGAGCGACCTGACCCTGCCCCACCTGATCGCCCGCCTCGTGCTGTGGGAGCAGCTCTATCGCGCGACCGCGATCCTGGGTGGTGGTGGATACCACCGGGCCGTCGTACAATAG
- the rsfS gene encoding ribosome silencing factor, whose protein sequence is MLAPEVLEPVRLTVAALLDKKAFQVVCLELSELASFADAFVLCSAASDRQVGALVDEVQRRLREGGRRPLHVEGEGSTGWVLLDYGDFIVHVFTEERRSYYALDSLWGDAPRLDPEELGVTARGPEGRA, encoded by the coding sequence ATGCTGGCGCCTGAGGTGCTCGAACCGGTACGGCTGACGGTCGCCGCGTTGCTCGACAAGAAGGCGTTCCAGGTGGTGTGCCTCGAGCTCTCCGAGCTCGCCTCCTTCGCCGACGCCTTCGTGCTGTGCTCGGCGGCCAGCGATCGCCAGGTCGGCGCGCTCGTCGACGAGGTGCAGCGCCGGCTGCGGGAGGGCGGCAGGCGCCCCCTGCACGTCGAGGGCGAGGGGTCGACCGGCTGGGTGCTGCTCGACTACGGCGACTTCATCGTCCACGTCTTCACCGAGGAGCGACGCAGCTACTACGCCCTCGACAGCCTGTGGGGGGACGCCCCGCGGCTCGATCCGGAGGAGCTCGGCGTGACCGCTCGCGGCCCGGAAGGCCGGGCGTGA
- the nadD gene encoding nicotinate-nucleotide adenylyltransferase, giving the protein MSRRIAVYGGAFDPFHLGHLVPTVRAQETFHFDAVYFVPSGNPPHRALEHMTPVTHRLAMVAMATLPYESFFAADDEVFATGYTYTVETLKLYRDRFPGDVLYFLLGSDSFSQIASWERWQELVDLGHLVVLHRAHMWGELLETKVPPSLLPRMKLIVPFEQVPDPAEHTIYLLDHEPFPISGTSIRARQARGLPIRELVPHEVFSYIQKYGLYQQAPGGGGHAGA; this is encoded by the coding sequence ATGAGCCGTCGGATCGCAGTCTACGGAGGCGCCTTCGACCCCTTCCACCTCGGCCACCTGGTGCCGACGGTGCGGGCGCAGGAGACCTTTCACTTCGATGCCGTGTACTTCGTCCCCTCCGGCAACCCGCCCCATCGCGCCCTGGAGCACATGACGCCGGTCACCCACCGGCTCGCGATGGTGGCGATGGCGACGCTGCCCTACGAGTCCTTCTTCGCGGCCGACGACGAGGTCTTTGCCACCGGCTACACCTACACCGTCGAGACCCTCAAGCTGTACCGGGACCGCTTCCCGGGAGACGTCCTCTACTTCCTGCTCGGCTCCGACTCGTTCTCGCAGATCGCGTCCTGGGAGCGATGGCAGGAGCTGGTCGACCTCGGGCACCTGGTGGTGCTGCACCGGGCCCACATGTGGGGCGAGCTCCTGGAGACGAAGGTGCCCCCTTCGCTGCTGCCCAGGATGAAGCTGATCGTGCCGTTCGAGCAGGTGCCGGACCCGGCGGAACACACCATCTACCTGCTCGACCACGAGCCGTTCCCGATCTCCGGGACCTCGATCCGCGCCCGCCAGGCCCGCGGCCTGCCGATCCGCGAGCTGGTGCCCCACGAGGTGTTCTCCTACATCCAGAAGTACGGCCTCTACCAGCAGGCGCCAGGAGGGGGCGGCCATGCTGGCGCCTGA
- the obgE gene encoding GTPase ObgE, whose amino-acid sequence MFIDSARMTVRAGDGGRGCVAFRREKYVPRGGPSGGDGGAGGSVVLVVDSGYNTLLHVHHRRLIKAARGEHGQGSTKTGADGSDIVVAVPPGTVVRDAATGELLGDLVAVGQRLVVARGGRGGRGNARFATPTNRAPRRAEPGAPGEERELSLELKLMADLGLVGMPNAGKSTLLSRISAARPKVADYPFTTLEPCLGVVRSADDEFRTMVVADIPGLIEGAHQGAGLGVQFLRHVERCRALAHLADLTDPTPLGERVATIRAELESYSAALHRRAWLLVGTKLDAVADREASLAELAGVAGSHGVASCAISAVTGEGLERLVGMLFHLIEEREHP is encoded by the coding sequence ATGTTCATCGACTCGGCCCGGATGACGGTGCGCGCCGGCGACGGCGGCAGGGGATGCGTCGCCTTCCGGAGGGAGAAGTACGTCCCGCGCGGCGGCCCAAGCGGCGGCGACGGCGGCGCCGGCGGCAGCGTGGTGCTGGTGGTGGACTCCGGCTACAACACCCTGCTCCACGTCCACCACCGCCGCCTGATCAAGGCCGCGCGGGGCGAGCACGGGCAGGGCTCGACCAAGACCGGCGCGGACGGCAGCGACATCGTGGTGGCGGTCCCCCCGGGCACCGTGGTCCGCGACGCCGCGACCGGCGAGCTGCTCGGCGACCTGGTTGCCGTCGGGCAGCGCCTGGTCGTCGCCCGCGGCGGCCGCGGCGGCCGCGGCAACGCGCGCTTCGCGACCCCGACCAACCGGGCGCCGCGCCGCGCCGAGCCGGGCGCGCCTGGCGAGGAGCGGGAGCTTTCGCTCGAGCTGAAGCTGATGGCCGACCTCGGCCTGGTGGGCATGCCGAACGCCGGCAAGTCGACCCTGCTGTCGCGCATCTCGGCCGCGAGGCCCAAGGTCGCCGACTATCCCTTCACCACCCTGGAGCCCTGCCTCGGGGTGGTGCGGTCGGCCGACGACGAGTTCCGCACGATGGTGGTCGCCGACATCCCGGGCCTGATCGAGGGCGCCCATCAGGGCGCCGGGCTGGGCGTCCAGTTCCTGCGCCACGTCGAGCGCTGCCGGGCGCTGGCCCACCTGGCGGACCTGACGGACCCCACCCCGCTCGGGGAGCGGGTCGCCACCATCCGCGCCGAGCTCGAATCGTACTCGGCGGCGCTGCACCGCCGGGCGTGGCTGCTGGTCGGCACCAAGCTCGATGCGGTGGCGGACCGCGAGGCCTCGCTCGCCGAGCTCGCCGGGGTCGCCGGGAGCCACGGCGTTGCCTCCTGCGCGATCTCGGCGGTCACCGGCGAGGGGCTCGAGCGCCTGGTTGGTATGCTGTTCCACCTGATCGAGGAACGGGAGCACCCATGA
- the rpmA gene encoding 50S ribosomal protein L27: MAHKKGQGSSRNGRDSQAQRLGTKVGDGQRVTSGTILVRQRGTRFKPGDNVKRGKDDTLFATAHGEVKFVNRGRMGRFISILAS; this comes from the coding sequence ATGGCGCACAAGAAGGGGCAGGGCTCCAGCCGCAACGGGCGCGACTCGCAGGCGCAGCGCCTCGGGACCAAGGTCGGCGACGGCCAGCGCGTGACCTCCGGCACCATCCTGGTGCGGCAGCGCGGCACCCGTTTCAAGCCCGGCGACAACGTCAAGCGGGGCAAGGACGACACCCTCTTCGCCACCGCGCATGGCGAGGTCAAGTTCGTCAACCGTGGGCGGATGGGTCGGTTCATCAGCATCCTCGCGAGCTGA
- the rplU gene encoding 50S ribosomal protein L21 — MGDYAIIEHGGKQYRVSPGDVLLVERTAVDLKPGDPMLFDRVVMLSAGDAVRVGKPVIEGAAVRGSVVAAERGPKLIVFKKKLRKGYRRTNGHRQNYYRVRVEAIEA; from the coding sequence ATGGGCGACTACGCGATCATCGAGCATGGCGGGAAGCAGTACCGGGTGAGCCCGGGTGACGTGCTGCTGGTGGAGCGCACCGCCGTCGACCTGAAGCCGGGCGACCCGATGCTGTTCGACCGCGTGGTGATGCTGTCGGCCGGGGACGCCGTTCGGGTCGGCAAGCCGGTGATCGAGGGCGCCGCCGTCCGCGGCTCCGTGGTCGCCGCCGAGCGTGGCCCCAAGCTGATCGTGTTCAAGAAGAAGCTGCGCAAGGGCTATCGACGGACCAACGGCCACCGCCAGAACTACTACCGGGTCCGGGTCGAGGCCATCGAGGCGTAG
- a CDS encoding diacylglycerol kinase family lipid kinase, with product MRIIVNPAAAVGRVGREWGRVAPILEELGVKAEVVFTERPWHAISLAEQAVRDGHELVVAVGGDGTVCQAASGLFRSGGGALGILPIGTGNDVARTLGIPLDVREAARVVLDGHRRQVDLIRIGDYLVLNAIGVGLLGDINTRAARIKRIRGIVAYLGTALVSLVKFESPPVVVETPDRRYEGSMTILAVHGGPTTGGGFILAPRAVPDDGLLDATLVPGIGPLGRIPRLVAAMRGTLGTISDTVELRAPWLELHYDRPLPMHVDGDIAVLEPPSARFEVIPKAISVVVPRPASA from the coding sequence ATGCGGATCATCGTCAATCCGGCGGCAGCGGTGGGCCGGGTCGGCCGCGAGTGGGGCCGAGTCGCGCCGATCCTCGAGGAGCTCGGAGTCAAGGCCGAGGTCGTCTTCACCGAGCGGCCGTGGCATGCCATCTCACTCGCCGAGCAGGCGGTGCGCGACGGCCACGAGCTGGTGGTGGCGGTGGGCGGCGACGGCACCGTCTGCCAGGCCGCGTCAGGGCTCTTCAGGAGCGGGGGCGGCGCGCTCGGCATCCTGCCGATCGGCACCGGCAACGACGTGGCGCGGACCCTGGGCATTCCGCTCGACGTCCGGGAGGCGGCCCGGGTCGTGCTCGACGGCCACCGCCGCCAGGTCGACCTGATCCGGATCGGCGACTACCTGGTGCTCAACGCGATCGGGGTCGGCCTGCTCGGCGACATCAACACCCGGGCCGCCCGCATCAAGCGGATCCGCGGCATCGTCGCCTACCTCGGCACGGCGCTGGTCTCGCTCGTCAAGTTCGAGTCGCCGCCGGTGGTGGTCGAGACCCCCGACCGGCGCTACGAGGGCTCGATGACGATCCTCGCCGTGCACGGCGGCCCGACCACCGGTGGCGGCTTCATCCTGGCCCCGCGCGCGGTGCCCGACGACGGCCTGCTCGACGCAACCCTGGTGCCGGGGATCGGGCCGCTCGGCCGCATCCCGCGGCTGGTGGCTGCGATGAGGGGGACGCTCGGGACGATCAGCGACACCGTCGAGCTGCGCGCGCCCTGGCTCGAGCTGCACTACGACCGGCCGTTGCCGATGCACGTCGACGGCGACATTGCGGTGCTCGAGCCGCCCTCGGCCCGCTTCGAGGTCATCCCGAAGGCGATCTCGGTCGTGGTGCCGAGGCCGGCCAGTGCATGA
- a CDS encoding phosphate ABC transporter ATP-binding protein: protein MSGAGELSIATRGLNLYYGSFQALSDVTVGIRHGLITSMIGPSGCGKTTLLRCFNRVNERYDYVRTTGEIIVLGKNIYDPDVSLIELRKSVGMVFQRPNPLPVSVYENVVFGLRVHCDRSALQRADLDIAVEKALTEVGLWRDLRDRLKAKATTLQLEQQQKLCIARLLPLKPEVILMDEPCSALDVEGTAAIEELMFELKGRYTIVIVTHNMAQARRASDESIFMLMGRLVEHAATEELFLNPKDPRTLEYIEGRYG, encoded by the coding sequence ATGAGCGGCGCGGGCGAGCTCAGCATTGCCACCCGGGGGCTCAACCTCTACTACGGCTCGTTCCAGGCCCTCAGCGACGTCACGGTCGGTATCCGCCACGGCCTGATCACCTCCATGATCGGCCCCTCCGGGTGCGGCAAGACGACCTTGCTGCGCTGCTTCAACCGGGTCAACGAGCGCTACGACTACGTTCGCACCACCGGCGAGATCATCGTTCTCGGCAAGAACATCTACGACCCGGACGTGTCGCTGATCGAGCTCCGAAAGTCGGTGGGCATGGTCTTCCAGCGCCCCAACCCGCTGCCGGTGTCGGTCTACGAGAACGTGGTGTTCGGGCTGCGCGTCCACTGCGACCGCAGCGCGCTGCAGCGCGCCGATCTCGACATCGCGGTCGAGAAGGCGCTGACCGAGGTCGGGCTGTGGCGGGACCTCAGGGACCGCCTCAAGGCCAAGGCGACCACGCTCCAGCTCGAGCAGCAGCAGAAGCTGTGCATCGCGCGCCTGCTCCCGCTCAAGCCCGAGGTGATCCTGATGGACGAGCCCTGCTCGGCCCTCGACGTTGAGGGCACGGCGGCGATCGAGGAGCTGATGTTCGAGCTCAAGGGCCGCTACACCATCGTCATCGTCACCCACAACATGGCCCAGGCCCGGCGCGCCTCCGACGAGTCGATCTTCATGCTGATGGGCAGGCTGGTCGAGCACGCCGCCACCGAGGAGCTCTTCCTGAACCCCAAGGACCCCCGGACCCTGGAGTACATCGAGGGCCGCTACGGATGA
- a CDS encoding phosphate ABC transporter ATP-binding protein, whose product MGGGRIVEVEDLRLAYGTKEVLHGISFAIESNEIFAVIGPAQSGKTSLLRCLNRTTDFIPGATLSGSVRVNGEDIRRVKDVFGLRRRVGMVAPLPVGLPMSIYDNVAFAPRSSGVTAKRELDEIVERCLTQAALWDEVKDRLPSLGTALSGGQQQRLTIARALSHRPEILCLDEFSIAIDPVTTMRIEDVLKKLRREMTIILVTNLVQQARRLADRTMFLWNGEIVELGPSGVVFSDHPVDRRTFDYVNGIFG is encoded by the coding sequence ATGGGCGGCGGCCGGATCGTCGAGGTCGAGGACCTGCGCCTGGCCTACGGCACCAAGGAGGTGCTGCACGGCATCTCGTTCGCGATCGAGTCGAACGAGATCTTCGCCGTGATCGGGCCGGCCCAGTCCGGCAAGACCTCGCTGCTGCGCTGCCTCAACCGGACCACCGACTTCATCCCCGGGGCCACGCTGTCCGGCAGCGTCCGGGTCAACGGCGAGGACATCCGCCGCGTCAAGGACGTCTTCGGGCTGCGACGCCGGGTCGGCATGGTGGCGCCGCTCCCGGTCGGGCTGCCGATGTCGATCTACGACAACGTCGCCTTCGCGCCGCGCAGCTCGGGCGTGACGGCGAAGCGCGAGCTCGACGAGATCGTCGAGCGCTGCCTCACCCAGGCCGCGCTCTGGGATGAGGTCAAGGACCGGCTGCCGAGCCTGGGCACCGCGCTGTCGGGCGGCCAGCAGCAGCGGCTGACGATCGCCCGGGCGCTCTCCCACCGGCCGGAGATCCTGTGTCTCGACGAGTTCTCGATCGCCATCGACCCGGTCACCACGATGCGCATCGAGGACGTGCTCAAGAAGCTGCGGCGTGAGATGACGATCATCCTGGTGACCAACCTGGTCCAGCAGGCGCGGCGCCTCGCCGACCGCACGATGTTCCTGTGGAACGGCGAGATCGTCGAGCTCGGACCGAGCGGGGTCGTGTTCTCGGATCACCCGGTTGACCGCCGCACCTTCGACTACGTCAACGGGATCTTCGGATGA
- the pstA gene encoding phosphate ABC transporter permease PstA: MDGSLPAAPRFTRTARGARSERAQRVAKLVFGAMALAMVAPLIGIVVYLLVRAWPSLGWEFLVDVPRKGMREGGIWPAFVGTLYLVTISLAVAAPIGVLAAIYLNEYARDNWFNRLINLAVINLAGVPSIVHALFGLGAFVYAARFGFSIQAAALTLAIMTLPVIIASTREALASVPRAFREACWNVGATRWQTIRAVVLPNSISGILTGIILQVSRAAGETAPIMFTGAVFYKAVQRGDLFPYRLGDQCMALSMHLYTVST, from the coding sequence GTGGACGGCTCCCTCCCGGCCGCGCCGCGCTTCACCCGGACTGCCCGGGGCGCCCGCAGCGAGCGCGCCCAGCGGGTGGCGAAGCTCGTGTTCGGGGCGATGGCCCTGGCCATGGTCGCCCCGCTCATCGGCATTGTCGTCTACCTGCTGGTGCGGGCCTGGCCGTCGCTCGGCTGGGAGTTCCTCGTCGACGTGCCCCGCAAAGGCATGCGCGAGGGCGGCATCTGGCCCGCGTTCGTGGGCACCCTCTACCTGGTGACGATCTCGCTCGCGGTGGCGGCGCCGATCGGCGTGCTGGCGGCGATCTACCTCAACGAGTACGCCCGCGACAACTGGTTCAACCGGCTCATCAACCTCGCCGTGATCAACCTGGCCGGGGTCCCGAGCATCGTCCACGCCCTGTTCGGCCTCGGCGCCTTCGTCTACGCGGCGCGGTTCGGCTTCTCGATCCAGGCGGCCGCGCTGACGCTCGCGATCATGACGCTGCCGGTGATCATCGCCAGCACCCGCGAGGCGCTGGCGTCGGTGCCGAGGGCGTTCCGGGAGGCCTGCTGGAACGTGGGGGCGACCCGCTGGCAGACCATCCGTGCGGTCGTCCTGCCCAACTCGATCTCGGGCATCCTCACCGGCATCATCCTGCAGGTGTCCCGCGCCGCCGGCGAGACCGCGCCGATCATGTTCACCGGCGCCGTCTTCTACAAGGCGGTGCAGCGCGGCGACCTCTTCCCGTACCGGCTCGGCGACCAGTGCATGGCGCTGTCCATGCACCTCTACACGGTCTCCACCTAG
- the pstC gene encoding phosphate ABC transporter permease subunit PstC: protein MSAAVTTSGGVPAERRPSRSTLALVSERVIETLVKVSGVSAVIFVVAIFFFIFREAAPVLWNKDFHIFEFLFSTEWYPTSVNNVRYGTLALTVGTLSVTAVAIVLAVPFGLGAAIFVSEFCPPKLRETLKIVIELLAAIPSVVWGFVGLTVMSKIIVTLTGTPIGVNLLNGAVILALMSVPIIVSIGEDALRAVPDSYREAAVALGATRWQTVYRVLLPAAKNGLLAAVLLGVGRAVGETMAVLMATGHAVHIPDGLLNSVRTLTANVAAELGEAPAGSPHYRVLFLTGVLLFWITLVVNVAADLVVRGIRRR from the coding sequence GTGAGCGCGGCTGTGACCACGTCCGGCGGCGTGCCCGCCGAGCGGCGGCCGTCCCGGTCGACGCTGGCGCTGGTCAGCGAGCGGGTCATCGAAACCCTGGTCAAGGTCAGCGGCGTCAGCGCCGTGATCTTCGTGGTCGCGATCTTCTTCTTCATTTTCCGTGAGGCGGCCCCGGTGCTGTGGAACAAGGACTTCCACATCTTCGAGTTCCTGTTCTCGACCGAGTGGTACCCGACCTCGGTCAACAACGTCCGTTACGGCACGCTCGCCCTCACCGTGGGCACGTTGTCGGTGACCGCGGTGGCGATCGTGCTCGCGGTCCCGTTTGGGCTGGGGGCGGCCATCTTCGTGTCCGAGTTCTGCCCGCCGAAGCTCAGGGAGACGCTCAAGATCGTGATCGAGCTGCTCGCCGCCATCCCGAGCGTGGTCTGGGGCTTCGTCGGCCTGACCGTGATGAGCAAGATCATCGTCACCCTGACCGGCACCCCGATCGGGGTCAACCTGTTGAACGGCGCCGTCATCCTCGCGCTGATGAGCGTGCCGATCATCGTCTCGATCGGCGAGGACGCGCTGCGGGCCGTGCCCGACTCCTACCGGGAGGCGGCCGTCGCGCTCGGCGCGACGCGCTGGCAGACGGTCTACCGGGTCCTGCTGCCGGCGGCCAAGAACGGCCTCCTCGCCGCGGTGCTGCTCGGCGTCGGCCGCGCCGTCGGCGAGACCATGGCCGTGCTGATGGCGACCGGCCACGCCGTCCACATCCCGGACGGCCTCCTCAACTCGGTGCGCACGCTGACCGCCAACGTCGCCGCCGAGCTCGGCGAGGCGCCGGCCGGGTCGCCCCACTACCGCGTGCTGTTCCTCACCGGCGTCCTGCTGTTCTGGATCACCCTGGTCGTGAACGTCGCCGCGGACCTCGTGGTGCGCGGGATCCGGCGGAGGTAG